The genomic interval ATATTTATTCCCTCTCTGACATAGAGAAGGGCAGCGCCCTTGGGGCCGTACATCTTGTGGGATGATGCTGTCAGCAGGTCTATATTCATTTTTTCAACATTGATTGGAATCTTCCCGAAGCTCTGGCTTGCATCTGTGTGAAAATAAATTCCCTTTTCCCTGCATGCCCTTCCGATTTCTGCAATTGGGTTTATCGTGCCTATCTCGTTGTTGGCATGCATCACTGATACAAGTATTGTGTCATCTCTTATTGCCTTTTTTACCTCATTCGCGCTTATCATCCCAAACTTGTCTGCAGGAACCTTTGTCACAGAGAATCCCATTTTTTCAAGCCATTTTGCGCTGTTTATCACGCAGTCATGCTCAACAGAGGAGATTATTATGTGCCTTCCCTTTTCCCTGTTGGCAAGCGCAACTCCCTTCAATGCAAGATTGTTGCTCTCTGTTGCAGAGGAACTGAATATTATCTCCCTTGGCTTTGCATGGAGGGCATCTGCAATTGTTTTCCTGCTTTCCTCAAGCGCAGAATACGCCTCCTGCCCGTAGGAGTGCAGAGACGCTGAATTTCCAAATTTTGATTTCAGGAAAGGCAGCATTGATTCAAGCACAGCAGGGTCTATCGGAGAAGTTGCGGCATAATCCAAGTAAATTCTTTCAATACTTTCCATAATTTTCACCCAATCATTCATCCCATGCAGAATCTGCAGTCTTTCTTCTTTCCATCTTCTGCGCTGTGATACCTGCATAGCATGCCCTTTGACTTTATCATGTGGCAAAGTGAGCAAATCTTTTCAATAACCAAAATCTCATCCTTTGATTGTGAAATCTGCCTGGCAGCCTTCCTTATCTCAGAGGTAATTTCCGGGCTGAATTTCATGTACTGCCCCCTCTTTGACTTGATATACTGGGATACTGCAGCCTCAGTTATCCCAAGATTTGCCGCAGCAGCCCTTTGGGTAAGGCCCAAGTCATTAACCATGCTTTTTGCAAGCTCCCTTCTTACTGGCGGAAGCACATGCCAGACAATCAATTCGCAAGGAATCTTCATTTTTTCACCACCATCAATTCATTGTTTTACCGAATAAAATTATTAACAATTGTTAAGTTATATATAAATGTTATGGAGTAATGCTCTTTTTAGGGTATTTTTATGATAAAAATTGATATTGTAACTATTATTTGATAGTAAAAAAAACAAAAAGTATATAAGAAAGTGCATCTTTTCCGGCAATAATTGGCGGAGGTTTTCAAAATGAAAAGCTTGAAAAATAAGATTATTTTAGGAGCGCTTATAGTGGGAATTGGCGCTTTTTGCCCAACACAGGCAATAAGTCAGGTAAATCTTGAGGACAAGGTTTCAACAGCAGTGGTTTCCCAGGAAAGCGCTGAACCGCTGTATCGTAATACTAATCCAACGACAAACTCAATAATAATCATAGGTGAGCCGGTGGAACAAAAAGAAGTTGAGCTTAAGAGCATAACTGGGATCATAAAGGCAATTGATGAGGATGAAATTCCAATACTCTCTTCAATGATGACTGTTCTTTACAATGCCAGCACAAAAAGCATGGAGCCAACATACATCATAGAAAGCGGAAGCTTCCAGTTTGAGAATATGAGGATTTACTCAGAAACAGATAAAAAAACATACCGAGTTGTTTTCCCAGGACCCTCAAATTATCAGGTTGGGGACAAGGTAAATTTCAAGTATGAGCCAAAAACCACTCTGTCCTTCAACGAGCTCGTTGACCAGTATCACAACGGAAGCATGGTCAACAGTCCTCTTCAGAGAGGATATTTCAACCTTGACGGGCTTATAAGAAGGCAGGGCGAATAAGAAGTATAAAAAAATAAAGATAATAAAAAAAATTTAATATTTTTTAATATTTTATGCAAAAAAGCGGTAACGCCGCTTTTTGCATCCTAAAAATTCGTTCAGCGAATTTTTATGATATTTTTTTCAATTAATTCTCCAATAATTGGGACAAGCCATTTCTCCTTGTTGTATGCCTTTATCATAAGGACAATCCAAA from Candidatus Woesearchaeota archaeon carries:
- a CDS encoding cysteine desulfurase family protein; protein product: MESIERIYLDYAATSPIDPAVLESMLPFLKSKFGNSASLHSYGQEAYSALEESRKTIADALHAKPREIIFSSSATESNNLALKGVALANREKGRHIIISSVEHDCVINSAKWLEKMGFSVTKVPADKFGMISANEVKKAIRDDTILVSVMHANNEIGTINPIAEIGRACREKGIYFHTDASQSFGKIPINVEKMNIDLLTASSHKMYGPKGAALLYVREGIN
- a CDS encoding transcriptional regulator yields the protein MKIPCELIVWHVLPPVRRELAKSMVNDLGLTQRAAAANLGITEAAVSQYIKSKRGQYMKFSPEITSEIRKAARQISQSKDEILVIEKICSLCHMIKSKGMLCRYHSAEDGKKKDCRFCMG